A single region of the Lotus japonicus ecotype B-129 chromosome 4, LjGifu_v1.2 genome encodes:
- the LOC130710617 gene encoding long-chain-alcohol oxidase FAO4A-like: MENNRESNSRSGSFRLGLGLGVNEAKVHTVIELGSVDTQGLLLNGGGDVGGEEREKQEKAPTNSLSPRQMKSLVSLCDTILPSIKDNVAGSSDESVANFYRTSASMAGTHERLGILISEKLKHPSTWLFLLTLWLLSTWFGTFILCGMASLSMKFPFFHSYPDLSPEKRQKILKSWSLSYFRLLRMFFRTIKLLTLLSFFTQQDEGDNPSWNAIGYCGTDPEFKAQLKNHLSQRTSKGGGHEEKEEDDYDEEVVGPLYKGLVHLNYPRDIITDSLRRFGIPVSVTPQKNKPSSISSPSLVFKCDAVVVGSGSGGGVVAGVLAKAGYKVLVLEKGSYFARNNLSLLEGPSMDQMYLSNGLVASDDMAVLILAGSTVGGGSAINWSASIKTPQHVCKEWCDRHELELFESKLYKEAMDTVCEKMGVQSEFEDEGFNNAVLRRGCQEMGYPVSNIPRNAPPDHYCGWCFMGCKDGRKKATSETWLVDLVKSGNGAILPNCEAIQVLHKKMKGRDKKVASGVAFQIDYKGHKDICVVESKVTIVACGALRTPELLKRSGLRNENIGRNLHLHPVTMAWGYFPDTPSPDSWPEEHKKSYEGGIMTAMSTVVAEFDKSGYGAVIQTPALHPGMFSLLMPWVSGKDIKDRMSKFSRTAHVFALARDQGSGTLNSPSCISYQMKDADEESLQKGIEKVLRILAAAGAEEIGTHNNKGRSLNVKQVSYHEFEKFVKEESSRPITDLSTPICSAHQMGSCRMGTNPKESVVNQMGETWEVEGLYLADTSVFPTALGVNPMVTVQAIAYCTAQHVLEVLQRKRR, from the exons ATGGAGAACAATAGAGAGAGCAATAGCAGAAGTGGTAGCTTCaggttgggtttgggtttgggagTGAACGAGGCAAAAGTTCACACCGTGATTGAGCTCGGTAGTGTTGATACACAAGGTCTTCTTCttaatggtggtggtgatgttgGTGGTGAGGAGAGAGAGAAACAAGAAAAGGCTCCTACGAACTCTCTCTCTCCTAGGCAGATGAAGTCCCTCGTTTCTCTCTGTGACACCATCTTACCTTCCATCAAAGACAACGTTGCAGGTTCCTCTGATGAATCTGTGGCCAATTTCTACCGCACTTCAGCTTCCATGGCTGGCACACATGAACGT CTTGGGATTCTGATAAGTGAGAAATTGAAACACCCAAGTACATGGTTGTTCTTGTTGACGCTATGGCTACTATCAACATGGTTCGGCACATTCATACTGTGCGGCATGGCGAGCCTCTCAATGAAGTTCCCCTTCTTCCACAGCTACCCTGACCTGTCACCGGAAAAACGCCAAAAAATTTTGAAGTCTTGGTCTCTCAGTTACTTTCGTCTCCTGAGGATGTTTTTCAGGACCATCAAGCTTCTCACGCTCCTAAGCTTCTTTACTCAG CAAGATGAAGGAGATAACCCATCATGGAATGCAATTGGATATTGCGGAACAGATCCAGAGTTCAAAGCACAGTTGAAGAACCATCTTTCACAAAGAACATCAAAAGGAGGAGGACATGAGGAAAAAGAAGAGGATGATTATGATGAAGAAGTTGTAGGACCTCTTTACAAAGGTCTTGTCCATCTGAATTACCCACGAGACATCATTACAGATTCTCTAAGACGATTCGGAATCCCAGTCTCTGTTACTCCTCAAAAGAATAAACCTTCTAGCATCTCATCTCCTTCTCTAGTTTTCAAATGTGATGCAGTGGTTGTTGGTTCTGGCTCAGGAGGTGGTGTGGTAGCTGGAGTTCTAGCAAAAGCTGGATACAAAGTGCTGGTCTTGGAGAAAGGAAGCTATTTCGCGAGGAACAATCTTTCCTTACTGGAAGGACCAAGCATGGATCAAATGTACCTCTCCAATGGTTTGGTTGCATCAGATGATATGGCTGTGTTAATTCTAGCAGGATCCACAGTTGGTGGAGGGTCTGCAATCAACTGGTCAGCCAGTATCAAAACCCCTCAGCATGTATGCAAGGAGTGGTGCGACCGCCACGAGCTAGAGCTATTTGAAAGTAAATTATATAAAGAAGCCATGGATACTGTGTGTGAGAAAATGGGAGTCCAATCTGAGTTTGAAGATGAAGGTTTTAATAATGCAGTCCTAAGAAGAGGGTGTCAAGAAATGGGGTATCCTGTTAGCAACATTCCTCGGAATGCTCCACCAGATCACTATTGCGGTTGGTGTTTCATGGGATGCAAGGATGGAAGGAAGAAGGCTACATCAGAAACATGGCTGGTGGACTTGGTAAAATCAGGTAATGGAGCAATCCTCCCCAATTGTGAGGCTATACAAGTCTTGcataagaaaatgaaaggaaGAGACAAAAAAGTGGCCAGTGGAGTTGCTTTTCAAATTGACTACAAGGGACACAAGGACATTTGTGTGGTGGAGTCCAAGGTCACAATTGTAGCCTGCGGAGCACTCCGCACTCCAGAATTACTCAAAAGAAGCGGCTTGAGGAACGAAAACATAGGGAGAAACTTGCATCTTCATCCAGTGACAATGGCTTGGGGCTACTTCCCGGATACGCCTTCACCCGACTCTTGGCCAGAGGAACATAAGAAAAGCTATGAAGGAGGGATTATGACAGCAATGTCCACAGTTGTTGCAGAGTTTGACAAATCTGGATATGGTGCAGTGATCCAAACACCTGCACTACATCCTGGTATGTTCTCACTTCTCATGCCATGGGTTTCTGGAAAGGACATAAAAGATCGAATGAGCAAATTCTCCAGAACAGCTCATGTTTTTGCACTGGCAAGGGACCAAGGGTCAGGAACTTTGAATTCACCAAGCTGTATAAGCTATCAGATGAAAGATGCAGACGAAGAGAGTTTGCAGAAAGGAATTGAGAAGGTACTGAGAATCCTCGCAGCGGCTGGAGCTGAAGAAATTGGGACACATAACAATAAGGGAAGGAGCTTAAATGTTAAGCAGGTGAGCTATCATGAATTCGAGAAGTTTGTGAAAGAAGAAAGCTCAAGGCCAATAACAGACCTTTCAACACCAATATGCTCAGCACATCAGATGGGGAGTTGTCGGATGGGAACTAATCCAAAGGAATCAGTGGTGAACCAGATGGGGGAGACATGGGAGGTGGAGGGTCTTTATCTGGCAGACACGAGTGTCTTTCCTACAGCTTTGGGTGTGAATCCAATGGTCACTGTTCAGGCTATTGCTTACTGCACCGCACAACATGTTCTGGAAGTTCTTCAAAGGAAAAGAAGGTGA
- the LOC130712485 gene encoding uncharacterized protein LOC130712485, with protein sequence MADWGPVVLFVVLSPWLLFQIPASGRVAEFGNMQTSGASILVHAITGG encoded by the coding sequence ATGGCTGATTGGGGGCCGGTGGTGTTGTTTGTGGTGTTGAGCCCATGGTTGTTGTTTCAGATTCCAGCGAGTGGAAGGGTGGCTGAGTTCGGGAACATGCAAACAAGTGGTGCTTCCATTCTGGTTCACGCCATCACCGGCGGTTGA